A window of Eriocheir sinensis breed Jianghai 21 chromosome 63, ASM2467909v1, whole genome shotgun sequence contains these coding sequences:
- the LOC126986845 gene encoding ceramide-1-phosphate transfer protein-like isoform X2: MEPKECVAVAEGKENEDNEEKDDKEEDRKEMVVDLEVLRDGFTPGANGEVPLQAYVNAFTEMSNFFKLLGPLFHFVAFDVNRKLAQLKEKLAGETRQHYVDARTMLDYEVRMGVAGCTSPPSGAVSFLHLHRGFEFASNFMEVLLEEEEEPSLGQVASTLYKATVGRFHPPILSTPFSAVLLLLPSRATVRRRIVKGNTELEGKLKKLMPDIIKAVKETYAASQTLYQERDLLLID, encoded by the exons ATGGAGCCTAAGGAATGCGTTGCGGtagcagaggggaaggaaaacgaagataatgaggaaaaggacgataaagaggaagataggaaggagatggtggtggactTAGAGGTGCTCCGTGATGGCTTTACTCCGGGAGCCAACGGGGAGGTGCCTCTGCAGGCCTACGTCAACGCCTTCACCGAGATGAGCAA CTTCTTCAAGCTCCTCGGACCCCTGTTTCACTTTGTGGCATTTGACGTAAACAGAAAG TTGGCGCAATTGAAGGAGAAGTTGGCGGGGGAGACTCGCCAACACTACGTTGACGCGAGGACCATGCTGGACTACGAGGTGAGGATGGGCGTGGCGGGATGTACTTCACCTCCCTCCGGTGCCGTgtcattcctccacctccaccgggGATTCG AGTTCGCGAGTAACTTCATGGAGGTactgctggaggaggaagaggagccatCGCTGGGGCAGGTGGCCTCGACGCTGTACAAGGCCACGGTGGGAAGGTTccatcctcccatcctctccacGCCCTTCTCcgctgtgctgctgctgctgcctagTCGTGCCACCGTCAGGAGGAgg ATAGTGAAAGGGAACACGGAGCTGGAAGGAAAGCTCAAGAAGCTTATGCCCGATATTATAAAAGCTGTGAAAGAGACTTACGCCGCCAGCCAGACTCTGTACCAGGAACGCGACCTTCTGCTCATCGACTGA
- the LOC126986845 gene encoding ceramide-1-phosphate transfer protein-like isoform X1: protein MEPKECVAVAEGKENEDNEEKDDKEEDRKEMVVDLEVLRDGFTPGANGEVPLQAYVNAFTEMSNFFKLLGPLFHFVAFDVNRKLAQLKEKLAGETRQHYVDARTMLDYEVRMGVAGCTSPPSGAVSFLHLHRGFEFASNFMEVLLEEEEEPSLGQVASTLYKATVGRFHPPILSTPFSAVLLLLPSRATVRRRVDSEREHGAGRKAQEAYARYYKSCERDLRRQPDSVPGTRPSAHRLTYVRALDLPRHP, encoded by the exons ATGGAGCCTAAGGAATGCGTTGCGGtagcagaggggaaggaaaacgaagataatgaggaaaaggacgataaagaggaagataggaaggagatggtggtggactTAGAGGTGCTCCGTGATGGCTTTACTCCGGGAGCCAACGGGGAGGTGCCTCTGCAGGCCTACGTCAACGCCTTCACCGAGATGAGCAA CTTCTTCAAGCTCCTCGGACCCCTGTTTCACTTTGTGGCATTTGACGTAAACAGAAAG TTGGCGCAATTGAAGGAGAAGTTGGCGGGGGAGACTCGCCAACACTACGTTGACGCGAGGACCATGCTGGACTACGAGGTGAGGATGGGCGTGGCGGGATGTACTTCACCTCCCTCCGGTGCCGTgtcattcctccacctccaccgggGATTCG AGTTCGCGAGTAACTTCATGGAGGTactgctggaggaggaagaggagccatCGCTGGGGCAGGTGGCCTCGACGCTGTACAAGGCCACGGTGGGAAGGTTccatcctcccatcctctccacGCCCTTCTCcgctgtgctgctgctgctgcctagTCGTGCCACCGTCAGGAGGAgggtag ATAGTGAAAGGGAACACGGAGCTGGAAGGAAAGCTCAAGAAGCTTATGCCCGATATTATAAAAGCTGTGAAAGAGACTTACGCCGCCAGCCAGACTCTGTACCAGGAACGCGACCTTCTGCTCATCGACTGACGTATGTTCGCGCTCTGGACCTTCCTCGCCATCCCTGA